The Camelina sativa cultivar DH55 chromosome 16, Cs, whole genome shotgun sequence sequence CATCCACATATGCTTCTGCTAACGCCACATCATATCCTAAGTTTCAAAATTGCCATTTTGAGCACCGCAATGATAATCCTTGAAAAGTTGTGCCTTTATTCAGTAAGTTCTAGAAACTCCTAAATGATATAGGCCGAACtcatttccaaataaaaatgcATGACAGATGTTATAAAAAGTAAACACAACTTACCCTTCATGGCAGGAGCTTTGATCATCGATTTCAACACCTCTTGGGGCAGTCTGAACATAAGAATTCCAACATTAGTGGTGCAAGTTCAACTCAACTCCAAATTACTTAACACTGCTATCTCTGATTGATAGTTCAAACTACTCAACAATGCACTTATATTTCAGAACGATTCGATACTTcaatatttcaaaaactatTAAGCAAAACTGAAAACTGGGAAAATTCCGGATAGACATATCAAACCAGAGATTTTTAACAAGAAAGCAATCATACCTAGAGAAAGAACGGTACTTTTACTTTGACAGGTATCTCTTAGGCATTTGATCGAACATGTTGTATgcagaaataaatatttttagaagaACAAAGCAATGCCAACCTCCTTCGGTTTAGCTCAACTTATGACTAGTAGAAGGGGAAGAAAGTAGCAACGGCTGCGAAATGGTGACGACGGCGACAAACTCGAAACCACGGTTACGTTGTGACTTGTGAAGATGACAAAATTAGGgcgtaatttttaaaattcaaggTTTTAAACTGACTGGTGCAATAGAACAAACAAAAGCTGATTTTAACcgaaataaaattgaacaaaaccaGTTTGGTCGGTGATTTCGGTATTGTCCATTTACCAAAACCGAGCCGATAAGCTAATATGGCTCATGTTTTTGCAGTGTGTCATTTTGATAAGATGGTACAAAATCGCACTAATTGTAACAAAACACATACAACAAACATTTACATAAACAattgatttactttttttttaaacctataTTTGAGTAAGCCGGTTAAGTGAAAGTAGTGTCTTTGACCGGTTTAGGGACCGCTTAAATTGTCACCAGGTTTACGAGATTGATCTCCTTCCTTAACATCAACACTAGCCGTGATGTTGGCCGGAGCAGACTCTATATCGGCGACGGTTCTAGGTCGGAGATTAGGCATTGGAGACTGCATTTGACCTGACGTTTCACTCTTTTTCTTTGCATTCTTATGCCAATTCTTTAACGCCTTTGACGTTTGCTCATCAAACACTGATCGCTTCATCGTTGATcccatctgaaaaaaaaaaaaaaaacaagtaattaAAATCTCTAGAGTGATTTACAATGAAGAATAAACGTTTTGACATACCTGAGTAACAAGAGCGTAAAGAGGAAGTGTGATGTAACTGCATAGAAATTGTACTCCCACCctacattttacaaactcaAATAAAGATTCTTGTAGCTCAAGAAAACCAAATTTCACGAAAGAAGGTGGGAAGTTGTTGATGAATTTAGTACTCACCCGAGAGCCACACGTATGATTATGAGCGCGAAATGGTGATGAAAACAGGACCGTAACCCGAACTCATACTGCAACAATGGAAGGAGAGTGAGACAAGGAGACATACATAATGGGTAAAGAGAGGTGTGTGTTGTATTTGTTTACCCATATCCAGAAGAAGTAGGTGATCTCAAAGGCATTCTGAACAATCAAGTAAGCTGATTAATTAGACCATAGAAAAATACATACTTTTTtcaatcttttcattttataagAGGCGATTAGTTATACCTGGAAGAGAATGAAGTGGATGATATGGAGGACTAAGGCAGGACGACTTAACCAGAAATGCCGGTCAGAGACATTGACAAGTGGCATCCCTTGTATCACCGCGTGTCTCTCCTGAATCTCCAACGCCATGTCTGATATGATGGCCTGAAGCTTGGTTCCTATAGCTAATGTCAActtcaaaccaaacacaattagtTGGTTTTTTCTCCTCTCTATATTGCTCTTTCAATGGAAGCAAAAGAGAGATAAGGTGGATTTGGTCACTTACAACTGGTGGAATCATGGTGATCACAGCAGTAACATACCACCCTAAAATAGTATACGAGAACAATTAGATTTCTAAGCTCCGTATATATGTTACAGAATATTATAacacaatatataaaaagactAACCGTGAACATCAAAGAGTAGAAAGAGCATAACAAAGGCCCATAGCTCGGGTCTGCATTACCGGAATGATATGTAAAATTGTATTGTATTAGAAAACGATGAAGAAATATGAGTGTGAGTGTAAGAAAGAACAAGTGTTAAGAGGTACCTTATTCCCACGACTACCTTAAAGTCGTCTTCCAGTGaccttttgatatatttttgaaaattaaacttCATCCCGGGTGCCAAATGGACCTAAGTAACAGAGGATTTTGGAAACAAGTCTCAAACAAGTTTTTGAGAAGTTAAAGATTGGTTTTGCATGATTTCAAGGAACTTACACTTATGAACCCATGACGCATCGTCAAATAATCAGATTTTCTGACAGATCTCAGCATTTGACGAAAGAAGCACATCTACAAAAAAGAGTAACAATGAAATTCTCTCTTGCTACTAGATAGGTAGTAGAAACAAGAGATGGAGTAAACTGTAAAGAAGCACACAAACAGAATCTTACAACGTAGAAGGAGAATCTATTTTTGGCCCATGGATTGACATGCTCTCTAACAAATGATGTCTCGTGTGTTAGCCTAAATCTTGAAGGGTCTGTATATTACATGCatcaaagcaaaaacaaattgattttcctgtttttaataaatgtgattgGCATCTGAGACTATAACCACAAATGATCTAACCATTCATCATTTCGTGTTCATGTATGACTTCTTCCTCCCATACTTTCCATCCACGAATCTGCATTATAATGACTCCAACccaaacaatcaaaatctcaCAAGCACATACACACTGCAACAGCCTTAAATTTAAACATCATATACCTTTGCTCTTCCAAGCATCATGGTAATAGCACTATAAATGACATGAAACACAGCCAAGAAGAATATGAAGATATGCACTTGATGCAACGCATTGAGTGATATAAGCGGCACATAACCCTGCAAACATTTAAATCAGTCTTTCTTCATCAATTTCAACCATTTTGTCTAATTaagccaaaaagaaaaggaagtttTAAACCTTTTTGCACTCAGCTGGAGCAGCATCGGCTAAAACACGGCGTTGTAAGTGTTCGGTACTCTTTGGCTTCTTATAGTCACCACTTGGACCATCGTACGGACCACAAAAGGACATCGCATGGCCGTATCTTGAAGCAACACACAAGCTCGCTATGTAGTTTTGTCCAAATGTTAGTAGCAGAGAAATGAATCCTAAAACCATTAGCTCTGCAAAATCAGGAACACAATAGTCAAAACGTTTTAACTTTCAACGcacggaaacaaaaaaaaaaaaaaaaaaaaaaatttcgaaggTTTTCTAGAGTTTGGTACCGTTCTTGATCTTTTGAAGAGCTTCGTACAAagcttttttccttctttccgTGAAAACCTATAAACAAAGGATCAATGGGTGAATCATTATGTATAAAACCATATTGTCTTGAATATTTTGTGgtagatttgtgtttttttatatacctCTCCGATTTTGTGGATCATGAGCTCTAGAACGATAGAGATTAAGATGATAACGCCACAAACAGTGGACACGGCCCATGTCGGAGTCTGATCGAGCTCTCTAGGGCCTTCTCCAGAAGTGCTaccacctcctcctccagccatttttttaaaacggaATTGTTAATGTACCTTTGTCTTATGTGCTTTCTTTACGATCAtcagtttcaaatattttacggCCAAGAAACGGCGGGATATCTCCGTCGTTCCGGGAGACGGTGATGgcgattttctgttttttttttttgttttttttaatatatttttttgggtttctttcttttcttgttttggagaatttgctctgtttttttccaTTGTAGTTCTAATGGTTTTGAATCGGAAATGTCGGGAGATGAACGAATTTGCGGATTTATgggaaatttgaaaagaaagttaatcaggaaaagaaaaaaaaagggagaaaaaaaaacattatgaaaacaaaaaaacgccGTTGCgggggatcgaacccgggtGACAGGCGGaaatacttaccactatactgCAACGACTTTGTTGATAAGTTCACCTTAagtatatatttagatataacCATAATATGCGTTTTCTGAGAAACTGAGAACGCCAGAtaagaagaaaccctaatttctatgTACATCGATCTGCAGAAACAATGGAGAAGATGTTGGATCTTCCAAGGAAATAGAGATATTCTCTAGGGTTCCGGTAAAATCAATGAGAGAAGAGCCGCGTCGAAATACGAGACCACTTTTTGAATGGGAGTTTCCTTTGTTGACGAGGAGAAGAGCCGCGTCGTGGTTTTTGATGGAAATAAAGATTCAACGAACGTTGTTTCTTGGCTGcgtgctcttatgttccaagttcaATGTGTGCTTTTGACTCTTGCATTACACAACCAGAGTGTTCTCGGGAAAATTACACAACCATCTTGGATCTGATGGGATTGAAATTTTATACACTTTTGTATCAACTCTCCTTATATACTATTAGGGAAGCAAGATGTGTATCATGCGGATCAAGTAATATGGACGGTAAAGTCCGTTAACGAAGTGAAGCCCAACCTGAAGAATAGTCTAGATCTTTATATTACTTCTTGTGCAAGCTATTTCCTTATGTGTGTAGGAAAGTTTACATTATGTTGCTTTAGCAATATGTCAAAGctaatcactatatatatgtatgcctTAATCTTATGAAAGACAACTCAATAAAACTATtctatttctataatatttgtcatggtatcagagccatgaCAAATATTTGTGATTGCTTGTTGGGCCACCCCGTGGATGTTGTTCCCACATATGCTCACGCTTCAGATGGTCATGCCTGAGCGTGAGAGGGGGTGTTAGTGTAATATATCCCACATCGAAAATATGTAAAggatttaagtaatatataaaaaggttAGAGcttctccactcattgccaattggttttgagttagaAGCCCATATTAAAGCCCGAAtttatcatggtatcagagcaggcgATCTTGTGAATCTAAAGGTTTTCTAAATTCCGCTGTGATAACTTTGTGATCCTAATGATCATGAAAGGTGATGAcgttgaagatgatggtgaggGAGACGACACAGATGATGTCCGTGAAGCAAATGATGCTTTGACGTCCACATGATTGTTTCataattatttctttattattataagTTAACGTTTTGGTTTTATTCATAGTTCTTGGGTTGGTTTAGCACAAGTATTGGTGagattttttaatgttttaaggGTTTGGGTTTTCACaaatagttatttatatttatgggATTTATTCTTGAGTCTAgaatatttcttatattttcttttagtttcctTTATTATGGGGGAGTTTGGTTATGGTTTAACCATTAGGGGAGTTGGGAGTTTATTGGAACgcttatgtttatgttattattAGTCCAATTTGTGGACTGTCCTAGATAAGGACAATTGTTTGTGGAGCTGTAGGAGTTGCGCCCATGGGATGTTATTATTCTCTTTTACCAAAACTGAAGACGAGCTGAAGTTCCATCCCTCTTCTCAAGATTGAAGTTTATAACCTGAGGATTTTGTTGACATGATTTGTCCATCCTCGACAAAATATCTACGACATAGGTGTTCTGCTTTATGGTTTCATAGTTTGCGTTTGCTTTTTGCGTCACACCTTTGTCGTGCGGGGGAGTATTAGGGAAGCAAGATGTGTATCATGCGGACCAAGTAATATGGACAGTAAAGTACGTTAATGAAGTGAAGCCCAACCCGAAGAATAGTCTAGATCTTTATATTACTTCTTGTGCAAGCTATTTCCTTATGTGTAGGAAAGTTTACATTATGTTGCTTTAGCAATATGTCAAAGTTaaccactatatatatgtatttatgcCTTAATCTTATGAAAGACAACTCAATAAAACTACTTTATTTCAATAATATTTGTCATATACCTAATCAGATCCACGATTCACTAGCAGATCCACGATTCACTACTTATTCTCTTTTCTAAGACCTGGCAAGTGATCTGCAACATCACTCTACCAGTTTTTTTCTCGTGGCGACACCATTTATTTTTGCTATTTTGATGACTTTCCGATgaattaattatacattttttaaaaagtctgttcttatattatcattattttcCTACCACTAAACTAACAAAACTCTCATTGCCAAGCAAAgtaacaaagagagagaagaaacaaaactcgAATGCAAATAAAGATGTTGGTGGTCTACAAGAGGTTTCTAATGGAATCTAGCAAACACCGGGCGCGCGTTAGCATTGCACAATGCGCAGGACAGAGCTggcttatttatttatttttatttttaatatatatttttttaaaattaggaGGAGTTCGGGCCTCGGCCTTAATTTCTCTCATTGTCCGGACCAGCCTTTGTTAATATTTTGGGTTTGATTGGTAACTTTCAACCGCCTCATTTGCAAACGAACCGCCTTGAAGGTTACCAATCAACATGGCGATTGGAAGAAGCGGTTGGAGTAGGTGGTTGGAAAAGATGGTTGAAAAAAGTGGTTGGAAGGGGGAAAACGGGCGGTTGCCAACCGCCCCAAAAACAAGGTGGTTCGTTTGCAAACGAGGTtgttggatttttaaaaaaattatttaaatttttaaaaataatattcatatatattattttctaaaggaatttataaaaatagaatttttttttcaaaatgatttcataatttaatttattttatattatttgttataaataactTGTTTACTATATTTAACCACTCATTTTAATTTATCCACTTTTTTCTTCCATCTTTTCTAACTGCCTTCTTTCTAACTACCTTCTTTACAACCGCTGAAAATTTTTTAACCGCCTCGTTTAAATGGTGTTACCAATCGGAGCCTTTATGACATGATGTAAAGCGTCCCTCCCACATGGAATCGAACTAGAGAGCACAAAGATCCAACTCCTACACTTAAACCACTAGCCGAACGCACGGGTGGTAGAGTTGGCTTATTGTTCCCTGGATTGCTCTTATTGGGTGGCAATCTTGTAACAGTTAGCATGTTAATAAGCTTGATTAGAGCTCATTAAATTGGATTCAAGAATGTTGCAAATATAATTATGCCAAGTATTATTTTAAACGGTTGGCCTTTTTGGGGCTACGAAAATGCCAGATGGGGTGATTCATTTTGTTAAGTATAAGCTACTGGGTATAGTATTAAGCATTGCACGTGGATACATATTAAgtctttttgtttgatgaacACAAGTTCCTTGACAACTTGAAGCACACACATGATGAAGGCATGCTTCATTTGAAGAATGTTTCCTTGTAACTTAAATAAAggagtcttcttctcttcctatGTTTAAATATCAAgcaggaaaaaaaagtaaaactgtaGATACGGTATtttcctagaaaaaaaaagtaaaaaacataaagaaatcaATTATGTCCCTGAGACGTTATAAGAAGAAATTAAACCCTACTTTCTATTTTATCGAtccttgaaacaaaataaacaatagCAGAGATGTCGGATCTTCCAAGAGAATTGGTAGAGGCGATAGTCTCTAGTGGTTCCAGTGAAATCGATGAGAGAAGTCCGATTGACTTGCAAAACGTGGAACACTTTATCGAAGCACATTGGTAAAGCAGCAGCTGCAAGGGACGGGGAGTTTATGGGGACAGTTCTACAGGATTtcgatttcaatttcaatttcaatgaaAAACGTTACTCCGCTTGAGTTATGATTTCGATTTCTTTATTATCATATTGTATTCCTATATGGTATAGGACAGTTCTACAGGATCAAATctaagatataataaaataactaaaagcaaataaaaaatatatgaaataattaacAGATGTTTAGCCATTTTATCTGTTTGTGTTGTAACTATAGTTGGTTATTATGATTCGttacattataaatattatgGGTTCATCTAACTCCCCTGCTCTTCATGATGATAGTTTACCATGGAGGGAGAGTAGTCAGAGAGGCATGTATGTAATTGAATCAGTGTTTCAatatgaattatttattttcaactgtTTAATTTCAATGAATCAGAAgtaataacaacaaattaaagCTGCAaatcttttagagaaaaaatgatttacagGCCAGAAAAAAACCTTTGTGAACATTTTCCATGAGGTTATCAtattttgtctttctttataaaaataaattttgtaaaaatactcCTATTTTTATTCTTCGTAAATATAGTGATGCTCGATATAGAACAATGTTACCATTTCTACTTAACATGCTGTAAAGCCTGCAACAATTAAAAGTTATATTTCGTCCAAGGGTTACTTTACCAATTTAACGAATTTAGTTGGAAACGCCTATGtgtatataagtatatttaatttttggagTACTCTTTGGATGTTTGATTAGATGGGAAAGTATTTTTCATAATTCAAAATGGTTTATCTGTTGTGGATTATGATGAGCGTAAGCTGATGATATTGTCTTAAGGCTTTGGCAttgtttatgttcttttaggtttatattttaaaaattgtaacaaTATTTCAATACAACCATATAGCAGCAGTTGCTAAATTATAGATTGTTTCTAATAAGCGTCAATCTCCATGGAATTCACTACAACACTGATCCATTTATAAAGCTTAGAGGTAAACTTATTAGCCTAAACGATCATGATGATGTAGTTACATATAAAATACATCACTGCGAGGGTTTGTTGTTATCCACTACGGAAGAAAACACACGGCTCGTGGTATGGAACCCTTATACAGGGAAAACTCGGTTGATTTGCGTCGAACATAGATCTCTTGACGGATACACCCACGTTATCGGATATGACAAGAGCAAATCGTTTCGCGCctataaaattttgagatttgtCCCAGGATGAATGGATGTATGAACGAGATCTACGAGTTCAAGTCTaattcatggagggttcttgatgTTACTCCTAGCCGGAATATAGAGCTTTTTTTAGGTGGCGTGTCTTTGAAGGGAAATACGTACTTGCGTGCTATAGCTGACGACGACGTGCCTgatttcttactctgttttgattttactaaAGAGACATTTGGACCTCATCTGCCTCTACCGTTTGAGTCTTATTATGATATTGTGACTCTATCTGCTTTTGGAGAAGAGCAGCTTGCGGTGTTATTCCAGCCTTTATCTATGGGATGGAGATTTGGGTTACTACTAAGATAGAGCCTAGCACCGTGTCGTGGACCAAGTTCTTAGCCGTTGTTGATATGAGACCACTATATGAGGGGAGTTTCCTTATCGACGAGCAGAAGAGCCGCGTCGTGGTTTTTGATCGAGTTGGAAGGAACTCCACTCGCTACAAAGCTTACATCATTGGAGAAAAGGGATTCTTCAGAGAAGTGGATCCAGTGGCATTTCTCTTTGAGTTGCTCAAAGAATTTCTCGGtcaaaattatatcaaaaacacaaaaaaattgctCATTTTCCTGAGAATCGCTTCTCAACTGACAATCGCTTCTCAACTGAGAAGCGGAAGATCCTTTGAAGCAACGTTACGTGGCAAAATCTCATtgggtattaaaaaaaaataaaatacaattttttgtttcGCTGCTTCTTCGTTTTCAAAATAGGTTGCAAAGATTAACATCACAGACAAGGTTTTCTAGCTTCTCAATGCCTTGTTGCTTTTGGATCAGTTATTTGTGTTAACACAAACTCTTTTGTGACTATCAGGTTGGTTGCACTCCATTTCACAGGGCAGCAAGTTGGAAATTTGTGAGTTTCATATGTAACACCATTTGACTTCAACAaagttttgtttaacaaaaattaatatttaaatgattgagCAACTTTTTTGGAGTATTCTAGTGAAAAgatgattttgtatatgttctaaatatgttgttttaattagtttagtattaattaaatcattagtttATATTTGAGCAACTCTCTGCTGAAGAGTTGCTGGAGAGTTGCTGGAGTAGACATGGTCTTATATTCCAAGTGCAGTGTGTTCTTTTCACTCTTGGATCTAATGGGACTATAACTTTACACTTTTTGCATCAACTCTGCTTATATACCTAATCAGATCCACGATTAACTACTTAATCTCCCGAGAACAGAGCTTGCTTGATTGCTCTTGTACTGTATTTCTATGCTAATCTTTTTGAGAATGTCagtttctaaatatatatatgccatATGGGTAAAAGACGAAACTACGAATGAGATAATgagagaattttttaaaattttgggatTGTTATATTGGATTCAAGATTGTTGCAAATTGTATAGTTAAGtaaatttcatttatttattttgatatcaATGATATGTACTAAACAACCAATTATCTAAATCTTGACAAAGAgttctaaattttaaactataacgatttgattttagattttatccattaattgtatattattcagttattattattattttgaacaACCTTTTTAAACaatcgaaatatatatatattttaaattggaAACAAATATTAAGTAGATTTTGTGCttacatatatgaatatattttaatgtataataccaaaatcattaaaatacaaattgttACAATTGATTAACATTAATTTTGATGAGTTATATTAAACCTAAATTGTTTAATACACTTCCCACGTTTGTCTCTATATCAGATCTTTTATCAGAAAATAGTCAAAGTTTGCGGGTTTTATCTATAGGCCTATTCATATATCATGAAAGAGAATAGGGAATGCGAGACAAGAATGGgtaatttggaaaataaaaaaacatgatcaAAACCACTTTTAATATAAATGCATGACGGTAACTTTAGATAACCAGACGATATAAGAAAATTTGGATTGCTAAAttcaatttaaaagttaaaacttttatttgtaattatatatatatatatatatatatatataaatatatatatatattgttggtGGACCTCGCGGGGTTGCTAGTTTATCTacaagcttttttctttttttaagaaaaaatatataattatatatatttatctaatatagagtattaaaattttaaaataatttatgatatatatatgaaataattatcaaaaataatttttcttaaattatgttttctacttaagtttaaaattatgtaatattaaaattacttaatttttagatttaaatatatatttggtaaattagaaaattgaaTTATCTAACTCTATTTAGGTTATCCGATTcgaaacatttttaaaatttctggcAGTTTTAATCATGTTTGATAGTTTACAAgcttaacaaaaatataatctcGATTACTAATTAGGTTCACAGTTGATCTTGGTCTACCGTCATCTCAATCCGACTTCTATGGTGAAACAATTATTATTTCAAGCATacataaactaaataaaaccaaattaatataaatttgagttttacattgtatatcaaataaatattgaGATGACGGTAGACCAAGATCAAATGTGAACCTAACTAGTAATCGAGattatattttctacaaatACAATTTGTAGATAAACTCTGAATCTAGTACATCTTTATAGATATGTTCATGAGTGGATTGGCCttaacatatatacaatacatGGTTGAGATTTTATCGTAATATAAAGAGATATACATAGGTGTGTCAATCGGGCTAGCCTGGCCCGGTCCGGCCCGAAAC is a genomic window containing:
- the LOC104749501 gene encoding MLO-like protein 5; this translates as MAGGGGGSTSGEGPRELDQTPTWAVSTVCGVIILISIVLELMIHKIGEVFTERRKKALYEALQKIKNELMVLGFISLLLTFGQNYIASLCVASRYGHAMSFCGPYDGPSGDYKKPKSTEHLQRRVLADAAPAECKKGYVPLISLNALHQVHIFIFFLAVFHVIYSAITMMLGRAKIRGWKVWEEEVIHEHEMMNDPSRFRLTHETSFVREHVNPWAKNRFSFYVMCFFRQMLRSVRKSDYLTMRHGFISVHLAPGMKFNFQKYIKRSLEDDFKVVVGIRPELWAFVMLFLLFDVHGWYVTAVITMIPPVLTLAIGTKLQAIISDMALEIQERHAVIQGMPLVNVSDRHFWLSRPALVLHIIHFILFQNAFEITYFFWIWYEFGLRSCFHHHFALIIIRVALGVGVQFLCSYITLPLYALVTQMGSTMKRSVFDEQTSKALKNWHKNAKKKSETSGQMQSPMPNLRPRTVADIESAPANITASVDVKEGDQSRKPGDNLSGP